DNA from Evansella sp. LMS18:
AGCAAATTTAATTTAGCTCCTCCCATTCCATGTATTCCGGTAAAACTTCCAGGCTGTCCGGCAGAAGCCTGGCTGAATAACTTTTCCACGTCTCTTACCACTTGTTATACTTCGTTATGCAGGTTCAGATTCCTTCTTAATATCGAGAGATTTTTCTAAAATTTCTACAATATCCAGTGTTTTAACATTCTCTTCTACTTCTTTCGCCTTCGTTCCGTCGCTTAGCATTGTAAGACAGTACGGACACGCACTTCCGATGACAGATGCTGATGTTTCGAGAGCCTGTTCTGTACGTGCTTCGTTAACACGTGTACCAGTATCTTCTTCCATCCACATCATCCCGCCGCCTGCGCCACAGCACATGCCGTTTTCCCGGTTACGTTCCATCTCCACGAGATTAACGCCAGGAATGGACTTCAGGATTTCACGAGGTGCATCATAAACATCGTTATAGCGGCCGAGGTAGCAGGAGTCGTGGTAAACGATTGTTTCATCTACTTCCTTCGTCGGCTTGATCAGCCCTTGCTGCAGCCATTCAAAAATAAGTTCTGTATGGTGGTACACTTCTGCTTCAAGTCCGAAATCCGGGTACTCGTTTTTGAATGCATTGTAAGTGTGTGGATCTGTTGTAATGATCTTCTTCACACCGTTTTTCTCAAATTCCTGAATATTGGCCTGTGCCAGCTCCTGGAATAAGAATTCGTTTCCGATACGCCTTGGAGTATCGCCGGAATTCTTTTCTTTGTTTCCAAGGATAGCAAACTTGATCCCCGCTTCATTCATGATTTTTGCGAAGGACTGGGCCACTTTCTGGCTTCTGCTGTCATAAGAACCCATGGAGCCTACAAAGTACAGGTACTCAAATTCTTCTCCGCGCTTTTTCATTTCCTTCACAGTAGGAACGTCAATATCGTCCCGGCCATCGCGCCAGTTTTCACGCTCTTTACGGTTGATTCCCCAAGGGTTGCCTTGTTTTTCGATATTCTTCATTGTACGCTGTGCTTCTGTATCCATCTTACCTTCTGTTAAAACAAGGTAACGACGCATATCAACGATTTTGTCTACGTGCTCGTTAGCTACAGGGCACTGGTCCTCACAGTTACGGCAAGTAGTACAAGCCCAGAGCTCTTCCTCCGTAATAACGTCGCCAATGAGGCTTACATCATAAGGGTCCACAGCAGCCGCTGCCTCTGCTCCCCCTGCTCCTGCCGCTGCAAGCTGGTTGCCTTTTGTATTATTGAATGCGAATTCAGGCATCCACGGCTTCCGTGAAGTAACTGCTGCTCCCTTTTCAGTAAGGTGGTCACGCATTTTTACGATGATGTCCATTGGAGAAAGCATTTTTCCTGTTCCGGTTGCAGGACACATGTTTGTACAGCGCCCACATTCCACACAGGCATATAAATCAAGAAGCTGCTTCTGGTTAAAGTCTTCTATTTCGTTTTTCCCGAACTTCTCAGCTTCCTCGTCTTCAAAGTTAATCGGAGTCAGCTGCCCTCTCTTATGTGTCGGGCCTACATAGACGTTTGCAGGGCCAGCGATCAAGTGAGCGTGCTTGGACTGCGGAATGTAAACAAGGAAAGTGAGCAGGAATAACAGGTGCAGCCACCAGAAAACGAAGAATGCTGCCCCGGCCGCTGTCGGACTGATACCGCTGAAAACGGTTGCAATTCCGGCTGCAATCGGCTCCCACATTGTTACTGGCTTATCGAGCCAGAGCATTTCCATTCCTTTAGCAAAAAGCTTGGAAATCATCAGGCCTCCGATAAATATAAGTACAAGGCCGGCTTTGAAATTACGCTTCAGACGAACGAGTTTTTCCACATAACGGCGGTGGAAAGCCCAGACGACTGCTACAAGAATCAGTAATACGACAATTTCCTGGAAAAATGTGAAGAATGGATAAACTGGTCCAAGAGGCAGATGTGACCCTGGGTTAAGCCCTTTCCAGATCACGTCAATAGCACTGAATTGCACAAGCAGGAATCCATAGAAAAACAATACGTGAATGATCCCGCTCTTCTTGTCCTTCAATAACTTTTTCTGCCCGAACACATTGACCATCACAGCCTCCCAGCGCTGCTTTGTGTCCATGGTGAATTCTGCTTTTTTCCCAAGCTTTATATATTCATATCTCGTTTTAACAAGTGAGGCGAATAAATAAACTGCATAACCTGTTACAAGGATAAAAAGAATCCAATTGATTATAATCGGTTCCATTTAAACCTCTCCTTCCTGTCCGCATTAAGTAATAACATTCCTACCGACTCCTCCTTTGCAGTCCCCCTGGTGTTATATGAACAAGGCTCCTCCCCAATCATGACACAGTGCCGGGGTGAAAAATAACCCTATTCTGAAAATAAGTGAAATTCAAAAACTATTATAACACATAAAAATATGAATGAGTATTCATTCATATGGTTTTTTCTAAATAAATCTTCCTGCTTTATTTCCGTTATATTCCATAAGGTTGATTTGTTTGACTTAAGGGAATAAATATAACTGAATATTATACCTGTAATAACGCAATTTACAATAAACACTCTATTTTAGGAGGACACACACTGTGGTTTTTATCATACTTTTCGCTATAATTCTAGCTTTCATTATATGGATAGTAATTGACCTGCAACTGGGACAGAAAAAACACCAGTCAGAAATCCAGCCTTATAAAGAAGCTCCTGTCCGCAGCACTGATGCTGTTTTTATCGGCCACGGAGACGAATTATTTAAGCATATGTTTCAATTAATAGAGACTGCAGAAGACCACATCCATATAAACTTTTATATTTTCAGGGATGACAAAATAGGATATGAAATGCTTACAAGGCTGAAAAAGAAGGCCAGAGAAGGGGTTACAGTGCGCCTTATGGTCGACTGGGTTGGCCTGGCGATTACCAGGAAAGAAATAAAAAGGCTCAGAAGCGCCGGAGTAAAGTTCGCAAAAACCCAGTCCCCTTCTTTCCCTTATTTATTTTACAGCCTTAATGAAAGAAATCACAGAAAAATTACTGTTATTGATGGGAAAGCCGGCTACGTCGGCGGCTATAATGTTGGGGACGAGTATTTGGGCAAGGACCCTGCAAAAGGACCTTGGAGAGATTACCACTTATACCTGACAGGCGAAGCGGTAGCCGACCTCCAGACACAATTCATCCGTGACTGGAGAAAATCTTCCGGGGAAGACCTGCATGAGGATCCACGTTACTTCCCTCCCCTGCCGGAAGGCAAATTAAAGGCCCAGATTGTAGCGACTGATGGGGCCCATGTGAAAGAATCGATGATGAAAATGCTGAGTAAGGCAAAACATTCGGTTCTGATAGGCACGCCATATTTTATTCCAGGGGTGGAGATGAGGGATTACTTGATTCAGCTTGCGGAAAAAGGAATAAATGTGCAGATCCTGATCCCAAAGTATCCCGACCATCCCCTTGTAAAAGACGCTGCGTTTCCTTACTTTGAGCCGTTACTTAAAGCCGGGGTGGAGATCCGGCAGTTTTACGAAGGTTTTTACCATTCGAAAGCGATGATCATTGATGATACGATTGCGGATATCGGAACTGCGAACTTTGATATGCGCAGCTTCCATCTTAACCTTGAAATCAATTGTATTATTTACGATGGCGACTGGGTCCGTGAGGTGAAAAGCAAGATTGAAAAAGACTTTTTCGGAAGCAGCGAGAAAATTACCATGGAACATGTGAACAACCGAACCTTTGGCGATAAAGCGAAAGAGGCGCTTGCCACCGCCATCTCCCCCTTTATGTGAAGGGGGATTTTTTATTTAAAATAACTTGAATCAACTTCATAATTCAAGATTTTCATCATTAATACAAACATTATCTTAAAATGTTACTTTGTTGTTCGATTTACGCTACAGACGGACGCGTTCTGCGGGCACGGCTTCAAC
Protein-coding regions in this window:
- a CDS encoding (Fe-S)-binding protein codes for the protein MEPIIINWILFILVTGYAVYLFASLVKTRYEYIKLGKKAEFTMDTKQRWEAVMVNVFGQKKLLKDKKSGIIHVLFFYGFLLVQFSAIDVIWKGLNPGSHLPLGPVYPFFTFFQEIVVLLILVAVVWAFHRRYVEKLVRLKRNFKAGLVLIFIGGLMISKLFAKGMEMLWLDKPVTMWEPIAAGIATVFSGISPTAAGAAFFVFWWLHLLFLLTFLVYIPQSKHAHLIAGPANVYVGPTHKRGQLTPINFEDEEAEKFGKNEIEDFNQKQLLDLYACVECGRCTNMCPATGTGKMLSPMDIIVKMRDHLTEKGAAVTSRKPWMPEFAFNNTKGNQLAAAGAGGAEAAAAVDPYDVSLIGDVITEEELWACTTCRNCEDQCPVANEHVDKIVDMRRYLVLTEGKMDTEAQRTMKNIEKQGNPWGINRKERENWRDGRDDIDVPTVKEMKKRGEEFEYLYFVGSMGSYDSRSQKVAQSFAKIMNEAGIKFAILGNKEKNSGDTPRRIGNEFLFQELAQANIQEFEKNGVKKIITTDPHTYNAFKNEYPDFGLEAEVYHHTELIFEWLQQGLIKPTKEVDETIVYHDSCYLGRYNDVYDAPREILKSIPGVNLVEMERNRENGMCCGAGGGMMWMEEDTGTRVNEARTEQALETSASVIGSACPYCLTMLSDGTKAKEVEENVKTLDIVEILEKSLDIKKESEPA
- the cls gene encoding cardiolipin synthase gives rise to the protein MVFIILFAIILAFIIWIVIDLQLGQKKHQSEIQPYKEAPVRSTDAVFIGHGDELFKHMFQLIETAEDHIHINFYIFRDDKIGYEMLTRLKKKAREGVTVRLMVDWVGLAITRKEIKRLRSAGVKFAKTQSPSFPYLFYSLNERNHRKITVIDGKAGYVGGYNVGDEYLGKDPAKGPWRDYHLYLTGEAVADLQTQFIRDWRKSSGEDLHEDPRYFPPLPEGKLKAQIVATDGAHVKESMMKMLSKAKHSVLIGTPYFIPGVEMRDYLIQLAEKGINVQILIPKYPDHPLVKDAAFPYFEPLLKAGVEIRQFYEGFYHSKAMIIDDTIADIGTANFDMRSFHLNLEINCIIYDGDWVREVKSKIEKDFFGSSEKITMEHVNNRTFGDKAKEALATAISPFM